One region of Flavobacterium pisciphilum genomic DNA includes:
- a CDS encoding primase-helicase family protein yields MKEKYLRIGTSYFKKSLYPLSSGDFVEILVIWSPELIRQDHGKNVLSEIERYDGFICIPENRPEFFLKRIEDYYNTYHQISKSPCEGEIENTLSFLTHIFGEQLELGIDYLQLIYLRPTQILPILCLVSKERNTGKSTFLKWLKEIFEYNLTFLTNSDFTSNFNADWSSKLLICIDEVLFKTDELTERIKYLSTTNTHKTEAKGKDKKEASFFGKFVLCSNNETSFIKIDADEIRFWVIKVNKFQKEDVDILQKLTDEIPAFLHFLINRKLSTENQSRMWFTPNQIKTKALLKLVRYNSNQIERELVNVLLNTMESLDIENLDFSFSDLLNILNKFKIRYDAAEIKNIIRKNWKLEQAKNSNQYQKVSITNDLDFYQNLTKGRYYSITRDFLSDYNDELMTM; encoded by the coding sequence ATGAAAGAGAAATATTTACGAATAGGAACTTCCTATTTTAAGAAATCCCTGTACCCTTTATCTTCGGGTGATTTTGTGGAAATTTTGGTTATATGGTCTCCGGAATTGATAAGGCAAGATCATGGTAAAAATGTTCTTTCAGAAATTGAAAGATATGATGGTTTCATTTGTATTCCTGAGAACCGCCCTGAATTTTTTTTAAAAAGAATTGAGGATTATTATAATACTTATCATCAAATAAGTAAATCGCCTTGCGAAGGAGAAATAGAAAATACCCTTAGTTTTTTAACTCATATTTTTGGAGAGCAATTGGAATTAGGAATTGACTATCTACAATTGATTTATTTAAGGCCAACTCAAATTCTTCCAATTTTATGTTTAGTGAGTAAAGAACGTAATACAGGTAAGTCTACTTTCTTAAAATGGCTTAAAGAAATATTTGAATACAACCTCACTTTTCTGACCAATAGTGATTTCACCTCAAATTTTAACGCTGATTGGAGTTCCAAACTTTTAATTTGTATTGATGAAGTACTATTTAAGACAGATGAACTAACCGAGCGAATAAAATACCTATCTACCACTAACACTCATAAAACAGAAGCAAAAGGGAAAGATAAAAAAGAAGCATCCTTTTTTGGAAAATTCGTTTTGTGTTCAAACAACGAAACCTCATTTATTAAAATTGATGCGGACGAAATCCGTTTTTGGGTAATAAAGGTTAATAAATTTCAAAAAGAGGATGTTGATATTTTACAAAAACTAACCGATGAAATTCCAGCATTTTTACATTTTTTAATCAATAGAAAACTATCTACTGAAAATCAATCACGAATGTGGTTTACTCCAAATCAGATTAAAACAAAAGCTTTGTTAAAATTAGTCAGGTATAATTCAAATCAAATTGAAAGAGAATTAGTCAATGTTTTATTGAATACAATGGAAAGTTTGGACATTGAAAATTTAGATTTTAGCTTCTCCGACTTATTAAACATTTTAAACAAGTTTAAGATTAGATATGATGCTGCTGAAATAAAAAATATTATACGTAAAAATTGGAAGCTAGAGCAAGCAAAAAATTCAAACCAGTATCAAAAAGTAAGCATCACAAACGACCTTGATTTTTATCAAAACTTAACAAAAGGTCGTTATTATTCGATCACTAGAGATTTTTTATCTGATTATAATGATGAATTGATGACAATGTAG
- a CDS encoding helix-turn-helix transcriptional regulator: protein MNPQKIIEQLNEIKMMITKGNQFQKEIFTIKDLMNYTGFSDSTIHKLSAKKLIPHNKPTNGALFFDRVEIVEWIRKHKVYSDEEVLSKFSKQLKK, encoded by the coding sequence ATGAACCCACAAAAAATTATTGAACAGTTAAATGAAATTAAAATGATGATTACAAAAGGTAATCAGTTCCAAAAAGAGATTTTTACTATTAAAGATCTCATGAACTATACAGGCTTTTCCGATAGTACGATTCACAAATTATCTGCTAAAAAATTAATCCCTCATAACAAGCCAACCAACGGAGCTTTATTCTTCGATCGAGTTGAAATAGTTGAATGGATTAGAAAGCACAAAGTCTATTCAGATGAGGAAGTTTTGTCTAAATTTTCCAAGCAGTTAAAAAAATAA
- a CDS encoding RNA-binding domain-containing protein — MINTELVELIDELRALPKENEWVEFKKGTATTNDKIGQYISAISNAACINNQSFGYFIFGIDDNTHQVTGTTFKLKNKKEGNQELELYLRQYLHPSVRFNHFVCQYDNLHVEIFRIPAAKGEPTHFKKIPYIRFDSSLTDLRNYPEHVKAIYNSEEDWSANCIDNATIDDLDLDAIAKAKDKFKEKNAGTAIYDKIDDWDAKTFLDKAKITIGGKITNTAIILLGKPEASHCISPSVAQITWKLDTEEKAYEHFDIPLFVSINDILKRIRNVKYKFFPDNQLLSTEVNKYDTKVILEALNNCIAHQDYSHNSRIVLTEQVNKLIFSNEGGFFEGTAEDYTTGEKTPKKYRNRWLVNAMVNLNMIDTMGYGIYRMYVEQRKRFFPLPDYTKSSRDNVVLEIYGHTIDENYSKLLIEKKDDLSLTEVILLDKIQKHLPINDDAAKLLKKKELIEGRKPNYYISATLAELTGQKANYTKNKGLDKDVYKGFVIQHIKNHGFATREEIDSILFTNLPDYKNEKQRKIYINNLIQEMAGNTIENIGSRIKSKWVLIKNIK, encoded by the coding sequence ATGATAAACACAGAATTAGTAGAACTTATAGACGAGCTGAGAGCTTTACCCAAAGAAAACGAATGGGTAGAGTTTAAAAAAGGCACTGCAACTACCAACGACAAAATTGGTCAGTATATTTCTGCCATATCAAATGCGGCTTGTATTAACAATCAATCTTTTGGTTATTTTATTTTTGGTATCGACGATAATACGCATCAGGTTACAGGAACAACTTTTAAACTTAAAAATAAGAAAGAAGGCAACCAAGAACTAGAATTGTATTTGCGCCAATATTTACATCCTTCGGTTCGTTTCAATCATTTTGTTTGTCAGTATGATAATCTTCATGTCGAAATATTTAGAATTCCTGCTGCTAAAGGAGAGCCTACACATTTTAAAAAAATACCATATATCAGATTTGATAGTAGCTTAACTGATTTAAGAAATTATCCGGAGCATGTTAAAGCAATTTACAATTCAGAGGAAGATTGGTCTGCAAATTGTATTGACAATGCAACTATTGACGATTTAGATCTTGATGCTATTGCAAAAGCTAAAGACAAGTTTAAAGAAAAAAATGCAGGTACAGCCATTTATGATAAAATAGACGATTGGGATGCAAAAACATTTCTTGACAAAGCCAAAATAACAATTGGAGGAAAAATAACGAATACAGCAATAATACTTTTAGGAAAACCCGAAGCATCACATTGTATTTCGCCATCAGTAGCACAAATCACTTGGAAATTGGATACCGAAGAGAAAGCCTATGAGCATTTTGATATTCCTCTATTTGTTAGTATTAACGATATTTTAAAAAGAATACGAAACGTAAAGTATAAGTTTTTCCCAGACAATCAACTGCTTTCAACCGAAGTGAATAAATACGATACAAAAGTAATTTTAGAAGCTTTAAATAATTGTATTGCACATCAAGATTACAGCCATAATTCACGAATAGTATTGACCGAACAAGTTAATAAACTGATTTTTTCTAACGAAGGAGGTTTCTTTGAAGGAACAGCCGAAGATTATACAACTGGAGAAAAAACACCCAAAAAATACCGAAATCGTTGGTTAGTCAATGCAATGGTTAATCTGAATATGATTGATACAATGGGTTATGGCATTTACAGAATGTATGTAGAGCAACGCAAAAGATTTTTTCCATTACCAGATTATACAAAATCATCTAGAGACAATGTAGTTTTAGAGATTTATGGACATACAATAGATGAGAATTACTCTAAACTGCTAATTGAGAAAAAAGATGATTTAAGTTTAACAGAAGTAATCCTTTTAGACAAAATCCAGAAACATTTACCCATCAATGATGATGCTGCAAAACTATTAAAGAAAAAAGAACTTATTGAAGGTAGAAAACCAAACTATTATATATCAGCAACGCTTGCAGAACTTACAGGACAAAAAGCCAATTACACTAAAAACAAAGGATTAGACAAAGATGTTTATAAAGGTTTTGTTATTCAGCATATAAAAAACCACGGTTTTGCTACCCGTGAAGAAATTGATTCTATACTATTTACTAACCTTCCAGATTATAAAAATGAAAAGCAGAGAAAAATCTATATCAATAATTTAATTCAAGAAATGGCAGGAAATACTATTGAGAATATTGGTAGTAGAATAAAGTCCAAGTGGGTATTGATAAAAAATATTAAATAA
- a CDS encoding class I SAM-dependent DNA methyltransferase has product MNIAQIEQNLQDLILDFNKETFIFELLLAYGSPKASITRLQKGNLNLSKIEGEISWKKKVFFKQVFDQDLHQAISEIKSALKQEQRFVIVTDFKTLLAIDTKTNDSLDIDFILLPKHFDFFLPWAGMEKAQHQNENPADVKAAEKMAKLFDEIKKDNPDNSPEFIHGLNVFLSRLLFCYFAEDTGIFEKNLFTHSIQNHTQTDGSDLSDYLDKMFEVMNTPSNVRNNLPVYLDAFPYVNGGLFQNKHKAPVFTTRSRQAVLNSGEQNWEAINPDIFGSMFQAVISVDQRGSLGQHYTSVPNIMKVIEPLFLNDLYTEFENAKSNKNKLEALLKRIWNIKLFDPACGSGNFLIIAYKELRKLEMVIFKEIDTVNKTYTTQYSGISLNNFYGIEIDDFAHEIAILSLWLAEHQMNQEFFKAFGRTKPALPLQQTGSIIHGNATRVDWEIVCPKNESDEVYIMGNPPFLGSKNQNEQQKEDMKFVFSAFENYAKLDYIACWFKTASDYFRAINGKFAFVSTNSICQGEQVSIIWPFIFNKNQEINFAYRSFNWANNAKDKAGVTCVIVGVAPSSLIKERKLFNDKNILSVKSISPYLVAGSPLCVFPRNKPISKIPLMVRGSQPTDNGNLLLSEEEKNNLLAKHPESQQFIKEYMGADDFINDKKRWCLWISDDLREVAEKILPIKERIENCKIFRLNSKKEATRKKSATSHKFDENKHKDSPSIIFPVISSSRRKYVPIGFLDSNTVISNKGQVVYDSQPFIFGILTSIMHMLWLSITSSRMRNDYQYSNTLSYNTFPFPPISEAQKEELTQCVFRILEERENHSEKTLAQLYDPEKMPEGLREAHRLNDLAVERCYRSKDFESDEERLEYLFKLYEKMIAEKKEKDMLFSKEKKVKQVKD; this is encoded by the coding sequence ATGAACATTGCCCAAATAGAACAGAATCTTCAAGACTTGATTCTGGATTTCAATAAAGAAACTTTTATTTTTGAGTTACTCTTGGCTTATGGTTCGCCAAAAGCTTCCATAACACGATTGCAAAAAGGGAATTTAAATCTTTCAAAAATAGAAGGAGAAATATCGTGGAAGAAAAAAGTATTTTTCAAACAAGTCTTTGATCAAGATTTACATCAAGCCATATCAGAGATAAAAAGCGCGTTGAAACAAGAGCAACGTTTCGTTATCGTTACCGATTTCAAAACTTTGTTGGCAATAGATACAAAAACAAACGATAGTTTAGACATCGATTTTATATTGTTACCCAAGCACTTTGATTTCTTTTTGCCCTGGGCAGGTATGGAAAAAGCACAACACCAAAACGAGAATCCGGCTGATGTAAAAGCGGCTGAAAAAATGGCAAAGCTTTTTGACGAAATTAAAAAAGATAATCCCGATAATTCTCCTGAATTTATTCACGGATTGAATGTATTTCTTTCCCGCTTGTTATTTTGTTATTTTGCTGAAGATACAGGGATTTTTGAAAAGAATTTGTTTACTCATTCCATTCAAAACCACACACAAACAGATGGTAGCGATTTAAGCGACTATCTCGATAAAATGTTTGAGGTAATGAATACCCCATCAAATGTTAGAAATAATCTGCCTGTTTATTTGGATGCATTTCCATATGTAAACGGTGGTTTATTTCAAAACAAGCACAAAGCTCCCGTTTTCACAACCCGAAGCCGACAAGCTGTTTTGAATAGTGGTGAGCAAAATTGGGAAGCCATAAATCCCGATATTTTTGGCTCGATGTTTCAAGCTGTTATTTCAGTAGATCAACGAGGAAGCTTAGGACAGCACTACACCAGTGTCCCTAATATTATGAAAGTAATAGAGCCTTTGTTCTTGAATGACTTATATACCGAATTTGAAAATGCCAAAAGCAATAAAAACAAGCTCGAAGCATTACTAAAAAGAATATGGAACATCAAACTATTTGATCCTGCTTGCGGTAGTGGAAATTTTCTGATTATTGCCTACAAAGAATTACGAAAATTGGAAATGGTAATCTTTAAGGAAATAGATACTGTAAACAAAACCTATACGACCCAATATTCAGGTATAAGCTTAAATAATTTTTATGGTATAGAGATTGACGATTTTGCTCACGAAATTGCCATACTCTCGCTTTGGTTAGCTGAACATCAAATGAATCAGGAATTTTTTAAGGCTTTTGGTAGGACAAAACCGGCACTACCATTGCAACAAACAGGTTCGATCATTCACGGAAACGCTACAAGAGTAGATTGGGAAATAGTTTGCCCGAAAAATGAAAGTGATGAAGTTTACATTATGGGTAATCCACCATTCTTGGGTTCGAAAAATCAAAATGAACAACAAAAGGAAGATATGAAGTTTGTATTCTCAGCATTTGAAAACTATGCAAAGCTGGATTACATCGCATGTTGGTTTAAAACTGCTTCAGATTATTTTAGAGCAATAAATGGAAAATTCGCTTTTGTTTCGACAAACTCGATTTGTCAAGGTGAGCAAGTTTCAATTATTTGGCCTTTTATATTTAATAAAAATCAAGAAATTAATTTCGCATATAGATCTTTTAATTGGGCTAATAACGCTAAAGACAAAGCAGGTGTTACTTGTGTAATTGTTGGAGTTGCCCCTTCAAGTTTGATAAAAGAACGAAAACTATTTAATGATAAAAACATTCTTTCTGTTAAAAGTATAAGCCCATACCTTGTGGCAGGAAGTCCGCTTTGTGTTTTTCCTAGAAATAAACCAATTTCTAAAATTCCATTGATGGTACGTGGAAGCCAGCCAACAGATAATGGGAATCTATTACTATCAGAAGAAGAAAAAAATAATCTACTCGCAAAACACCCTGAATCACAACAATTTATAAAAGAGTATATGGGGGCAGATGATTTTATAAATGACAAAAAAAGATGGTGTCTTTGGATTTCAGATGATCTTAGAGAAGTCGCCGAAAAAATATTGCCAATCAAAGAACGTATAGAGAATTGTAAAATATTCAGATTAAACAGTAAAAAAGAAGCAACAAGAAAAAAATCTGCAACTTCTCATAAATTTGACGAAAACAAGCATAAAGACTCACCTTCTATCATCTTTCCTGTAATTTCTTCAAGTAGAAGAAAATATGTACCAATTGGATTTCTAGATAGTAATACGGTAATTAGTAACAAAGGTCAAGTAGTTTATGATTCCCAACCATTCATTTTTGGAATACTAACTTCAATAATGCACATGTTATGGTTGAGTATTACAAGCTCAAGAATGAGGAATGATTACCAGTATTCAAATACCCTTAGTTATAATACTTTTCCATTTCCTCCAATTTCTGAAGCCCAAAAAGAAGAACTAACACAATGCGTTTTCAGAATTCTAGAAGAAAGAGAAAACCATTCTGAGAAGACCTTGGCACAATTGTACGACCCAGAAAAAATGCCAGAAGGTTTGCGTGAAGCACACCGTTTAAATGATTTGGCAGTAGAACGTTGCTATCGTAGCAAAGATTTTGAGAGTGATGAAGAACGATTGGAATATCTTTTCAAATTATACGAAAAAATGATTGCAGAGAAAAAAGAAAAAGATATGTTGTTTTCGAAAGAAAAGAAAGTAAAACAAGTGAAGGATTAA
- the mce gene encoding methylmalonyl-CoA epimerase has protein sequence MNKIEHIGIAVKDLEVSNLLFEKLLGVSAYKSEAVESEGVVTSFFQNGPNKIELLAATSPDSPIAKFLEKKGEGIHHIAFDVTDIVAEVERLKSEGFVVLNEIPKKGADNKLVVFLHPKSTNGVLIELCQEIK, from the coding sequence ATGAATAAAATAGAACATATAGGAATTGCAGTTAAAGATTTAGAAGTTTCGAACCTTTTGTTTGAAAAACTTCTAGGGGTTTCTGCTTATAAATCTGAAGCAGTGGAAAGTGAGGGGGTTGTCACTTCGTTTTTTCAAAACGGACCAAATAAAATAGAGCTTTTGGCAGCAACTAGTCCAGATAGTCCTATTGCTAAGTTTCTTGAGAAAAAAGGAGAAGGAATTCATCATATAGCATTTGATGTAACAGATATCGTTGCTGAAGTAGAGCGTCTCAAAAGTGAAGGTTTTGTAGTTTTAAACGAAATTCCTAAAAAGGGAGCCGATAATAAACTCGTTGTTTTCTTGCATCCTAAAAGCACAAATGGGGTTTTGATAGAGTTGTGTCAAGAAATTAAATAA
- a CDS encoding toprim domain-containing protein, protein MNTTQAREIPIEKVLQNLGCEPTKCNETESWYLSPFRIEKTASFKLNRKINRWFDHGEQVGGNVIDFVIQKFGFNVTEALRYLEKFDTLFSFQKQISEIPIKESDANQIEKIIPIQHFALLQYLESRHIKFYKNIEQLKEVHYIINDKKYFGIGFQNNSQGWEIRSKYAKICLKKKDITLINNNSQILRVYEGFFDYLSFQQIWNNLPMEESDSLILNSVTLLEKNTSILENYKIIELFLDNDEAGDRYTKLISAQFPGAKDGRVTYSECKDLNEFLCKRYV, encoded by the coding sequence ATGAATACAACACAAGCAAGAGAAATACCAATAGAAAAAGTTCTTCAAAATTTAGGTTGTGAACCCACTAAATGTAATGAAACCGAAAGTTGGTACCTGTCTCCATTTAGGATTGAAAAAACAGCTTCATTTAAACTCAATAGAAAAATTAACAGATGGTTTGACCATGGGGAACAAGTGGGAGGAAACGTAATAGATTTTGTAATTCAAAAGTTTGGATTTAATGTTACAGAAGCTTTGCGCTACTTAGAAAAATTTGACACTCTTTTTTCTTTTCAAAAGCAAATTTCTGAAATTCCAATTAAAGAAAGTGATGCTAATCAAATTGAAAAAATAATTCCAATCCAACATTTTGCTTTATTACAATATCTGGAGAGTAGACATATAAAATTTTATAAAAATATTGAACAGCTAAAAGAAGTACACTATATCATCAATGATAAAAAATACTTCGGTATTGGATTCCAAAATAATAGTCAAGGTTGGGAAATAAGATCCAAGTATGCGAAAATTTGTTTGAAAAAGAAAGATATAACTTTGATTAACAATAATTCACAAATACTTAGGGTTTATGAAGGTTTTTTTGACTATTTGTCGTTTCAGCAAATTTGGAATAATCTACCAATGGAGGAATCAGATTCTTTGATTTTAAACTCTGTAACATTACTTGAAAAGAATACTTCTATTCTAGAAAATTATAAAATAATTGAATTGTTTCTTGATAATGATGAAGCTGGAGACAGATACACTAAATTGATTTCAGCTCAATTTCCAGGAGCCAAAGATGGTAGAGTAACTTATTCAGAATGCAAAGATTTAAATGAATTTTTATGCAAAAGATATGTCTAA
- a CDS encoding Ig-like domain-containing protein, with the protein MLKSNSKYIFFLLTLFMVSCAKRGSITGGLKDTIAPTLQSSIPENFSTEFKGNTIKLTFDEYVKLKNANKQLIISPPMKHEPLITPTTASKFINIKIIDTLQPNTTYSFNFGQSITDNNEGNPYNQFKYIFSTGTYIDSLAIGGKIKDAYDKEADSFVSVMLYEVNDTYKDSVIYKESPRYITNTLDSLKTFRLENLKAGKYLLVALKDKGNNNKFNPKDDKIGFIKHPITIPNDTIYELELFKEVLPLKTHKPAQVSGNRLVVGYDGKQNFKNSKPKIVLKNNTEVLSSIVTQFPKKDSLQIWYKPLKADSLSIEINKDSYKKNYTFKIKDQKKDTLRISALQNGIIHFRDRFTLESATPLVRFDESKIKLINKDSIAVPYKIEYDDFNQQLFLDFKKEPAEKYAFTLLPGALNDFYEKTNDTLKYNLSTRNTADYGNLTLNLQNVKRFPVIIELTDKKGEKVFASEYTEGNTKIEFNLLEPTLFTLRAIYDDNKNKQYDPGNFLEKRYSEEVIYFSKEVDVRANWDVEQVFDLSIPYTPEPEKKKTDKKK; encoded by the coding sequence ATGTTGAAGAGCAACTCAAAATATATTTTCTTTTTATTGACCTTATTTATGGTAAGTTGCGCCAAGCGCGGAAGCATAACTGGCGGATTAAAAGACACCATTGCTCCTACTCTACAATCTAGCATTCCTGAGAATTTCAGCACTGAATTTAAAGGAAACACTATAAAATTAACCTTTGATGAGTACGTGAAATTAAAAAATGCAAATAAGCAATTGATTATTTCACCACCAATGAAACACGAGCCTCTTATAACTCCTACTACAGCAAGTAAATTCATCAACATCAAGATAATTGATACTTTACAACCCAATACTACTTATAGTTTCAATTTTGGACAAAGTATTACCGATAATAATGAAGGAAACCCATACAACCAATTTAAATATATATTCTCTACAGGAACTTATATTGATTCTTTAGCTATAGGCGGAAAAATAAAAGACGCATATGATAAAGAAGCTGATTCGTTTGTATCTGTAATGCTCTACGAAGTAAACGACACCTATAAGGATTCTGTTATTTATAAAGAAAGCCCACGATATATCACCAATACATTAGACAGTTTAAAAACGTTTAGATTAGAAAATTTAAAAGCTGGGAAATATCTTTTAGTTGCATTAAAAGACAAAGGAAACAACAATAAATTCAACCCTAAAGACGACAAAATTGGTTTCATAAAACATCCTATTACAATTCCTAATGACACTATTTATGAATTGGAATTATTCAAAGAAGTACTTCCTTTAAAAACGCACAAACCTGCTCAAGTTTCAGGAAACAGATTAGTTGTAGGATACGATGGTAAGCAAAACTTCAAGAACTCAAAACCTAAGATTGTCTTGAAAAACAACACCGAAGTTCTATCTTCAATTGTTACACAATTCCCTAAAAAGGACTCCTTACAAATATGGTATAAACCTTTAAAAGCTGACTCCCTATCAATCGAAATAAACAAAGACAGCTACAAAAAGAATTACACTTTTAAAATAAAAGACCAGAAAAAAGACACTTTGCGTATTAGCGCACTACAAAATGGAATCATACATTTTAGAGATCGATTTACATTAGAAAGCGCAACTCCCTTAGTACGTTTTGATGAATCAAAAATAAAACTAATAAACAAAGATTCCATTGCTGTTCCTTACAAGATAGAATACGATGATTTTAATCAACAACTATTTTTAGACTTTAAAAAAGAACCCGCAGAAAAGTATGCATTCACTCTTTTACCTGGTGCATTGAATGATTTTTATGAAAAAACGAATGACACTCTAAAATACAATCTAAGCACAAGAAATACTGCCGACTACGGAAATTTAACTCTTAATTTACAGAATGTAAAACGCTTTCCTGTAATCATAGAGCTAACAGATAAAAAAGGAGAAAAAGTTTTTGCTAGCGAATATACCGAAGGCAATACAAAAATTGAGTTCAACCTCTTAGAACCAACATTATTTACACTTCGTGCTATTTACGACGACAATAAAAACAAACAATACGACCCAGGAAATTTTCTAGAAAAAAGATATTCCGAAGAGGTAATTTATTTCTCAAAAGAAGTTGATGTTCGAGCCAACTGGGATGTTGAACAAGTTTTCGACTTAAGCATTCCCTATACTCCTGAGCCCGAAAAAAAGAAAACTGATAAAAAGAAATAA
- a CDS encoding BfmA/BtgA family mobilization protein, whose protein sequence is MTKKSIIIDEKAHTELGKLSESLRMNLGALIQEMIYYFKKTGIDPKDAVNKDPSLMVAALDKRIVSFLKVQERDILKPLRQDIFNYQNAQKEEISKLIISINKLLEQHSERTTEIKKAHFENLNKINSNDVERVKMVVAELQKNRQAILLLCQLLDDKNKSGTLSKIKSLFS, encoded by the coding sequence ATGACTAAAAAAAGTATTATTATAGATGAAAAAGCTCATACAGAACTTGGAAAATTATCTGAAAGTCTGCGAATGAACTTAGGGGCTCTTATACAAGAAATGATTTATTATTTCAAGAAAACTGGTATCGACCCTAAAGATGCTGTAAACAAAGATCCATCTTTAATGGTTGCTGCTTTAGATAAAAGAATAGTCTCTTTTTTAAAAGTTCAAGAAAGAGATATTTTGAAACCATTAAGACAAGATATTTTTAATTATCAAAATGCTCAAAAGGAAGAAATATCAAAATTAATTATTTCAATCAATAAACTCTTAGAACAACATTCAGAACGAACTACTGAAATAAAAAAAGCTCATTTTGAGAATCTGAATAAAATAAATAGCAATGATGTAGAAAGAGTTAAAATGGTAGTTGCTGAATTACAAAAAAACCGACAAGCCATTTTACTTCTTTGTCAACTATTAGACGATAAAAATAAATCTGGCACTTTGAGTAAAATTAAATCTCTTTTTTCATAA
- a CDS encoding DUF5712 family protein, whose translation MPISKPHSTLGADNKGSCSNLAIYLEKENEELDKLIKKSSLMNEIFKLENMKQGFFTASEINISTIDVISSIDNNKRKLGANDAKYFAPTISFSENELSHIAFLATGKREVTSVLELNSSELEQFNNLIREYGRKAMDNYALNFNRQDKGIKTGADLVYFGKIEHFRKFKGTDKEVVDGKEISGQYKKGLQSHIHIIVSRKDKTQQLKLSPTCNEKHTNRKIGNNEYQVGFDRVKWINSNEKIFDEHFNYKRKELEKFQNQNILKNGSPQDKHEINKKIELESINIGDIKKQIVNAHFNVLMIKPKNLKEYQERMIKFAIQVLPIINKGGFIQENHFFHEQSGIDFKEGEVDQNLKLHELFSADNKIDNQMKQTEQSLADWQINTEKLASILLSPSFEIDPRVDDELLKRKRKRAIKR comes from the coding sequence ATGCCAATATCTAAACCACATAGTACACTTGGAGCTGACAACAAAGGAAGTTGTTCCAATTTGGCAATTTACTTAGAAAAGGAAAATGAAGAATTAGATAAACTCATCAAAAAGTCTTCCTTAATGAATGAAATATTTAAGCTAGAAAACATGAAGCAAGGTTTCTTTACAGCTTCAGAGATTAATATCAGCACGATAGATGTTATTAGTTCTATCGATAATAATAAAAGAAAATTAGGAGCAAATGATGCTAAATATTTTGCTCCTACAATTAGCTTCAGCGAGAATGAGTTGAGTCATATTGCTTTTCTAGCCACTGGTAAAAGAGAAGTAACAAGTGTTTTAGAATTAAATTCATCCGAATTAGAGCAATTTAATAACCTTATTAGAGAGTATGGTCGCAAAGCGATGGATAACTATGCTTTGAATTTTAATCGTCAAGACAAAGGAATAAAAACGGGAGCTGATTTAGTTTATTTTGGTAAAATTGAACATTTTAGGAAATTTAAGGGTACAGATAAAGAGGTTGTTGACGGAAAGGAAATTTCTGGACAGTATAAAAAAGGATTGCAATCTCATATTCACATAATTGTTTCCAGAAAAGACAAAACTCAACAATTAAAATTAAGTCCGACTTGTAATGAAAAACATACCAATAGAAAAATTGGTAATAACGAATATCAAGTAGGATTTGATAGAGTTAAATGGATTAATTCGAACGAAAAAATTTTTGACGAACATTTTAATTATAAAAGAAAAGAACTGGAAAAATTTCAAAATCAAAATATTTTAAAAAATGGAAGCCCTCAGGACAAACATGAAATCAATAAAAAAATAGAACTAGAATCGATTAATATTGGTGATATAAAAAAACAAATTGTGAATGCTCATTTCAATGTTTTGATGATAAAACCAAAGAATTTAAAAGAGTATCAAGAGCGAATGATAAAATTTGCTATTCAAGTTTTACCAATAATAAATAAAGGAGGTTTTATCCAGGAGAATCACTTCTTTCATGAACAATCAGGTATAGATTTCAAAGAGGGTGAAGTTGATCAAAACTTAAAACTCCATGAATTATTTAGTGCTGATAATAAAATAGACAATCAAATGAAACAAACTGAGCAGTCATTGGCAGATTGGCAGATTAACACCGAAAAATTAGCATCTATTTTATTATCTCCTTCCTTTGAAATCGATCCACGTGTTGATGATGAATTGCTAAAAAGAAAAAGAAAGAGAGCCATAAAAAGATGA